A stretch of the Gadus chalcogrammus isolate NIFS_2021 unplaced genomic scaffold, NIFS_Gcha_1.0 GACHA065, whole genome shotgun sequence genome encodes the following:
- the LOC130378065 gene encoding uncharacterized protein LOC130378065 isoform X2: MGHATAKDLLQHFKEHADTFGGAQLIVVGSCGIHTLHNAFKSGFSVWQMEKVLRALHTLLHNTPARREDFCSLTKSSVFPLPFCGHRWIENLPVVDRAITIWPMMVKTFTTFLTKYQTDEPVIPFIGKDLAVLMKSLLKRFIKAEILNDITALQMVKLDTTAKEARAGLKAVDIGLGAEVVLKELQSSPKSSVGELSVLAFRKDCMDCLTNIVKKMQDKSPLKYTIVRQMACLDPTSMFSDPDLCYERMKGVVQRFLHDNQLSGGASAGDVIVQQFGNFLSLEAKHESFSSFQPMRTRLDVFLHGLLHQSYPELWAFCRKLLLLSHGQATVERGFSVNKEVEADNMKEDTVVAQRMICDYVSVCGGVLKVPLTKELLAAAASARSQYRLHLDQEKRKHASNAQREKRKGAEDHLEQLKTKKKILIEVANSLEKDADKLAEQAEGKSGTLMAQLITKSNILRRRHKEKLTELKEVEKELEDKSAELRHMP; encoded by the exons ATGGGCCACGCAACTGCCAAGGACCTACTTCAGCATTTCAAA GAGCATGCAGATACATTTGGAGGTGCCCAGCTGATTGTGGTGGGGAGCTGTGGCATTCACACACTCCACAATGCCTTTAAAAGTGGCTTCAGTGTCTGGCAGATGGAGAAAGTGCTCAGGGCATTGCATACACTCTTGCACAATACCCCTGCTAGAAGAGAAGATTTCTGCTCTTTGACCAAGTCAtctgtgtttcccctaccattctGTGGGCATCGCTGGATCGAAAACCTACCCGTTGTCGACAGGGCTATCACCATATGGCCAATGATGGTGAA GACCTTCACCACATTTCTGACTAAGTATCAGACAGATGAGCCGGTGATTCCATTCATCGGTAAAGATCTGGCTGTTCTCATGAAG AGCCTACTGAAGAGGTTCATCAAGGCAGAGATCCTTAATGACATCACAGCACTGCAAATGGTCAAACTGGACACAACTGCCAAGGAAGCAAGGGCTGGCCTAAAGGCTGTGGACATTGGATTAGGAGCAGAAGTAGTCCTAAAG GAACTCCAGAGTAGCCCCAAGAGCAGCGTAGGGGAGCTCAGTGTGTTGGCCTTTAGAAAGGACTGCATGGACTGTTTGACCAATATTGTCAAGAAAATGCAAGACAAGAGCCCACTGAAGTACACCATTGTGAGGCAGATGGCATGTTTGGACCCAACGAGCATGTTCTCAGACCCCGACTTGTGCTATGAAAGAATGAAAGGAGTTGTTCAGAGGTTTCTGCATGATAACCAGCTGTCAGGAGGCGCCTCTGCTG GTGATGTGATTGTCCAACAATTTGGAAATTTCTTGTCTCTGGAGGCAAAACATGAGTCATTCTCCTCTTTCCAACCCATGCGTACAAGACTGGACGTTTTCCTGCATGGACTCCTCCATCAATCCTACCCTGAACTCTGGGCATTCTGCAGGAAACTTCTGCTTCTCTCCCATGGCCAAGCAACGGTTGAGAGGGGCTTTTCTGTAAACAAGGAGGTAGAGGCCGATAACATGAAGGAGGACACAGTGGTTGCTCAGAGGATGATCTGTGactatgtctctgtctgtggggGGGTTCTCAAAGTACCTCTGACTAAGGAGCTTTTGGCAGCTGCAGCTTCAGCTAGGTCTCAGTATCGGCTACACCTGGACCAGGAAAAGAGAAAGCATGCGAGCAATGctcaaagagaaaagagaaaaggtGCAGAAGACCACCTAGAGCAGCTCAAAACGAAGAAGAAGATACTGATTGAGGTAGCAAACAGCCTGGAAAAAGATGCAGACAAGCTAGCAGAACAAGCTGAGGGTAAATCAGGCACACTCATGGCCCAGCTAATCACCAAGTCAAACATCCTCAGAAGAAGACACAAAGAAAAACTCACAGAACTCAAAGAGGTTGAGAAAGAGCTGGAAGATAAATCGGCAGAACTCAGGCATATGCCATAA
- the LOC130378065 gene encoding uncharacterized protein LOC130378065 isoform X1 — MGHATAKDLLQHFKEHADTFGGAQLIVVGSCGIHTLHNAFKSGFSVWQMEKVLRALHTLLHNTPARREDFCSLTKSSVFPLPFCGHRWIENLPVVDRAITIWPMMVKYVDAVTQKKLPNPRTSSYDTLAEARNDPLIMAKLHFFMAVSRTFTTFLTKYQTDEPVIPFIGKDLAVLMKSLLKRFIKAEILNDITALQMVKLDTTAKEARAGLKAVDIGLGAEVVLKELQSSPKSSVGELSVLAFRKDCMDCLTNIVKKMQDKSPLKYTIVRQMACLDPTSMFSDPDLCYERMKGVVQRFLHDNQLSGGASAGDVIVQQFGNFLSLEAKHESFSSFQPMRTRLDVFLHGLLHQSYPELWAFCRKLLLLSHGQATVERGFSVNKEVEADNMKEDTVVAQRMICDYVSVCGGVLKVPLTKELLAAAASARSQYRLHLDQEKRKHASNAQREKRKGAEDHLEQLKTKKKILIEVANSLEKDADKLAEQAEGKSGTLMAQLITKSNILRRRHKEKLTELKEVEKELEDKSAELRHMP, encoded by the exons ATGGGCCACGCAACTGCCAAGGACCTACTTCAGCATTTCAAA GAGCATGCAGATACATTTGGAGGTGCCCAGCTGATTGTGGTGGGGAGCTGTGGCATTCACACACTCCACAATGCCTTTAAAAGTGGCTTCAGTGTCTGGCAGATGGAGAAAGTGCTCAGGGCATTGCATACACTCTTGCACAATACCCCTGCTAGAAGAGAAGATTTCTGCTCTTTGACCAAGTCAtctgtgtttcccctaccattctGTGGGCATCGCTGGATCGAAAACCTACCCGTTGTCGACAGGGCTATCACCATATGGCCAATGATGGTGAAGTATGTGGATGCAGTGACACAGAAAAAGCTTCCAAACCCTAGAACATCCTCCTATGACACCCTTGCAGAGGCACGGAATGACCCTCTCATAATGGCCAAGCTGCACTTCTTTATGGCTGTCTCTAGGACCTTCACCACATTTCTGACTAAGTATCAGACAGATGAGCCGGTGATTCCATTCATCGGTAAAGATCTGGCTGTTCTCATGAAG AGCCTACTGAAGAGGTTCATCAAGGCAGAGATCCTTAATGACATCACAGCACTGCAAATGGTCAAACTGGACACAACTGCCAAGGAAGCAAGGGCTGGCCTAAAGGCTGTGGACATTGGATTAGGAGCAGAAGTAGTCCTAAAG GAACTCCAGAGTAGCCCCAAGAGCAGCGTAGGGGAGCTCAGTGTGTTGGCCTTTAGAAAGGACTGCATGGACTGTTTGACCAATATTGTCAAGAAAATGCAAGACAAGAGCCCACTGAAGTACACCATTGTGAGGCAGATGGCATGTTTGGACCCAACGAGCATGTTCTCAGACCCCGACTTGTGCTATGAAAGAATGAAAGGAGTTGTTCAGAGGTTTCTGCATGATAACCAGCTGTCAGGAGGCGCCTCTGCTG GTGATGTGATTGTCCAACAATTTGGAAATTTCTTGTCTCTGGAGGCAAAACATGAGTCATTCTCCTCTTTCCAACCCATGCGTACAAGACTGGACGTTTTCCTGCATGGACTCCTCCATCAATCCTACCCTGAACTCTGGGCATTCTGCAGGAAACTTCTGCTTCTCTCCCATGGCCAAGCAACGGTTGAGAGGGGCTTTTCTGTAAACAAGGAGGTAGAGGCCGATAACATGAAGGAGGACACAGTGGTTGCTCAGAGGATGATCTGTGactatgtctctgtctgtggggGGGTTCTCAAAGTACCTCTGACTAAGGAGCTTTTGGCAGCTGCAGCTTCAGCTAGGTCTCAGTATCGGCTACACCTGGACCAGGAAAAGAGAAAGCATGCGAGCAATGctcaaagagaaaagagaaaaggtGCAGAAGACCACCTAGAGCAGCTCAAAACGAAGAAGAAGATACTGATTGAGGTAGCAAACAGCCTGGAAAAAGATGCAGACAAGCTAGCAGAACAAGCTGAGGGTAAATCAGGCACACTCATGGCCCAGCTAATCACCAAGTCAAACATCCTCAGAAGAAGACACAAAGAAAAACTCACAGAACTCAAAGAGGTTGAGAAAGAGCTGGAAGATAAATCGGCAGAACTCAGGCATATGCCATAA
- the LOC130378065 gene encoding uncharacterized protein LOC130378065 isoform X3 yields the protein MEKVLRALHTLLHNTPARREDFCSLTKSSVFPLPFCGHRWIENLPVVDRAITIWPMMVKYVDAVTQKKLPNPRTSSYDTLAEARNDPLIMAKLHFFMAVSRTFTTFLTKYQTDEPVIPFIGKDLAVLMKSLLKRFIKAEILNDITALQMVKLDTTAKEARAGLKAVDIGLGAEVVLKELQSSPKSSVGELSVLAFRKDCMDCLTNIVKKMQDKSPLKYTIVRQMACLDPTSMFSDPDLCYERMKGVVQRFLHDNQLSGGASAGDVIVQQFGNFLSLEAKHESFSSFQPMRTRLDVFLHGLLHQSYPELWAFCRKLLLLSHGQATVERGFSVNKEVEADNMKEDTVVAQRMICDYVSVCGGVLKVPLTKELLAAAASARSQYRLHLDQEKRKHASNAQREKRKGAEDHLEQLKTKKKILIEVANSLEKDADKLAEQAEGKSGTLMAQLITKSNILRRRHKEKLTELKEVEKELEDKSAELRHMP from the exons ATGGAGAAAGTGCTCAGGGCATTGCATACACTCTTGCACAATACCCCTGCTAGAAGAGAAGATTTCTGCTCTTTGACCAAGTCAtctgtgtttcccctaccattctGTGGGCATCGCTGGATCGAAAACCTACCCGTTGTCGACAGGGCTATCACCATATGGCCAATGATGGTGAAGTATGTGGATGCAGTGACACAGAAAAAGCTTCCAAACCCTAGAACATCCTCCTATGACACCCTTGCAGAGGCACGGAATGACCCTCTCATAATGGCCAAGCTGCACTTCTTTATGGCTGTCTCTAGGACCTTCACCACATTTCTGACTAAGTATCAGACAGATGAGCCGGTGATTCCATTCATCGGTAAAGATCTGGCTGTTCTCATGAAG AGCCTACTGAAGAGGTTCATCAAGGCAGAGATCCTTAATGACATCACAGCACTGCAAATGGTCAAACTGGACACAACTGCCAAGGAAGCAAGGGCTGGCCTAAAGGCTGTGGACATTGGATTAGGAGCAGAAGTAGTCCTAAAG GAACTCCAGAGTAGCCCCAAGAGCAGCGTAGGGGAGCTCAGTGTGTTGGCCTTTAGAAAGGACTGCATGGACTGTTTGACCAATATTGTCAAGAAAATGCAAGACAAGAGCCCACTGAAGTACACCATTGTGAGGCAGATGGCATGTTTGGACCCAACGAGCATGTTCTCAGACCCCGACTTGTGCTATGAAAGAATGAAAGGAGTTGTTCAGAGGTTTCTGCATGATAACCAGCTGTCAGGAGGCGCCTCTGCTG GTGATGTGATTGTCCAACAATTTGGAAATTTCTTGTCTCTGGAGGCAAAACATGAGTCATTCTCCTCTTTCCAACCCATGCGTACAAGACTGGACGTTTTCCTGCATGGACTCCTCCATCAATCCTACCCTGAACTCTGGGCATTCTGCAGGAAACTTCTGCTTCTCTCCCATGGCCAAGCAACGGTTGAGAGGGGCTTTTCTGTAAACAAGGAGGTAGAGGCCGATAACATGAAGGAGGACACAGTGGTTGCTCAGAGGATGATCTGTGactatgtctctgtctgtggggGGGTTCTCAAAGTACCTCTGACTAAGGAGCTTTTGGCAGCTGCAGCTTCAGCTAGGTCTCAGTATCGGCTACACCTGGACCAGGAAAAGAGAAAGCATGCGAGCAATGctcaaagagaaaagagaaaaggtGCAGAAGACCACCTAGAGCAGCTCAAAACGAAGAAGAAGATACTGATTGAGGTAGCAAACAGCCTGGAAAAAGATGCAGACAAGCTAGCAGAACAAGCTGAGGGTAAATCAGGCACACTCATGGCCCAGCTAATCACCAAGTCAAACATCCTCAGAAGAAGACACAAAGAAAAACTCACAGAACTCAAAGAGGTTGAGAAAGAGCTGGAAGATAAATCGGCAGAACTCAGGCATATGCCATAA